Proteins encoded within one genomic window of Chrysemys picta bellii isolate R12L10 chromosome 6, ASM1138683v2, whole genome shotgun sequence:
- the LOC101931458 gene encoding small ribosomal subunit protein uS12 — protein MGKCRGLRTARKLRSHRRDQKWHDKQYKKAHLGTALKANPFGGASHAKGIVLEKVGVEAKQPNSAIRKCVRVQLIKNGKKITAFVPNDGCLNFIEENDEVLVAGFGRKGHAVGDIPGVRFKVVKVANVSLLALYKGKKERPRS, from the exons ATGG GTAAGTGCCGTGGGCTTCGTACTGCTAGAAAGCTTCGCAGCCACCGTCGGGATCAGAAATGGCACGACAAGCAATACAAGAAGGCTCACTTGGGTACTGCCCTGAAAGCCAACCCCTTTGGAGGAGCTTCCCATGCGAAGGGAATTGTCCTGGAAAAAGT TGGTGTAGAGGCTAAGCAGCCTAATTCAGCCATCAGGAAATGTGTCAGAGTCCAGCTGATCAAGAACGGCAAGAAAATAACAGCCTTTGTTCCTAATGATGGTTGCTTGAATTTCATTGAG GAAAACGATGAAGTTCTGGTTGCTGGCTTTGGTCGGAAAGGTCACGCTGTTGGTGATATTCCTGGAGTTCGCTTCAAGGTTGTCAAAGTAGCCAATGTTTCCCTCTTAGCCTTGTACAAAGGCAAGAAGGAGAGACCAAGATCATAA
- the LOC101931182 gene encoding small ribosomal subunit protein uS12 isoform X2 has product MGKCRGLRTARKLRSHRRDQKWHDKQYKKAHLGTALKANPFGGASHAKGIVLEKVGVEAKQPNSAIRKCVRVQLIKNGKKITAFVPNDGCLNFIEENDEVLVAGFGRKGHAVGDIPGVRFKVVKVANVSLLALYKGKKERPRS; this is encoded by the exons atGG GTAAGTGCCGTGGGCTTCGTACTGCTAGAAAGCTTCGCAGCCACCGTCGGGATCAGAAATGGCACGACAAGCAATACAAGAAGGCTCACTTGGGTACTGCCCTGAAAGCCAACCCCTTTGGAGGAGCTTCCCATGCGAAGGGAATTGTCCTGGAAAAAGT tggtgTAGAGGCTAAACAGCCCAATTCTGCCATCAGGAAATGTGTCAGAGTTCAGCTGATCAAGAACGGCAAGAAAATAACAGCCTTTGTTCCTAATGACGGTTGCTTGAACTTCATTGAG GAAAATGATGAAGTTCTAGTTGCTGGCTTTGGTCGGAAAGGTCACGCTGTTGGTGACATTCCTGGTGTCCGCTTCAAGGTTGTCAAAGTAGCCAATGTTTCTCTCTTAGCCTTGTACAAAGGCAAGAAAGAGAGACCACGATCATAA
- the LOC101931182 gene encoding small ribosomal subunit protein uS12 isoform X1, with protein sequence MARQAIQEGSLGYCPESQPLWRSFPCEGNCPGKSVCEIQVYTDETSCELVLFIVLSVCGVEAKQPNSAIRKCVRVQLIKNGKKITAFVPNDGCLNFIEENDEVLVAGFGRKGHAVGDIPGVRFKVVKVANVSLLALYKGKKERPRS encoded by the exons ATGGCACGACAAGCAATACAAGAAGGCTCACTTGGGTACTGCCCTGAAAGCCAACCCCTTTGGAGGAGCTTCCCATGCGAAGGGAATTGTCCTGGAAAAAGTGTATGTGAAATCCAAGTGTATACTGATGAGACAAGCTGTGAACTTGTACTGTTTATCGTGCTTAGTGTCTG tggtgTAGAGGCTAAACAGCCCAATTCTGCCATCAGGAAATGTGTCAGAGTTCAGCTGATCAAGAACGGCAAGAAAATAACAGCCTTTGTTCCTAATGACGGTTGCTTGAACTTCATTGAG GAAAATGATGAAGTTCTAGTTGCTGGCTTTGGTCGGAAAGGTCACGCTGTTGGTGACATTCCTGGTGTCCGCTTCAAGGTTGTCAAAGTAGCCAATGTTTCTCTCTTAGCCTTGTACAAAGGCAAGAAAGAGAGACCACGATCATAA